A single region of the Halorussus gelatinilyticus genome encodes:
- a CDS encoding riboflavin synthase, with product MFTGIVEEAGEVRDVTATDEGRRLRIAGEEVTGDLDRGQSVSVSGVCLTVEDHADDWFEVFLASETVAKTYLGEVEAGDPVNLERAMPADGRFDGHVVQGHVDTTAEITAIEEVGEDWTYEFAVPEGFGKYVVDKGSVTVDGISLTVAERGEDGFSVAIIPETRKITNLSAKAVGDPVHLEVDVIAKYAERLLDDAGFEAGGGTDESEERVLDVIEQ from the coding sequence ATGTTTACCGGAATCGTTGAGGAGGCCGGCGAAGTCAGGGACGTGACCGCGACCGACGAGGGGCGACGGCTCCGCATCGCTGGCGAGGAGGTCACGGGCGACTTGGACCGCGGCCAGAGCGTCAGCGTCAGCGGGGTCTGCCTGACCGTCGAGGACCACGCCGACGACTGGTTCGAGGTGTTCCTCGCCAGCGAGACCGTCGCCAAGACCTACCTCGGCGAAGTCGAGGCGGGCGACCCGGTGAACCTCGAACGCGCGATGCCCGCCGACGGACGCTTCGACGGCCACGTCGTGCAGGGCCACGTCGATACGACCGCCGAAATCACGGCCATCGAGGAGGTCGGCGAGGACTGGACGTACGAGTTCGCCGTCCCCGAGGGCTTCGGCAAGTACGTCGTGGACAAGGGGTCGGTGACGGTGGACGGCATCAGCCTCACCGTGGCCGAGCGCGGCGAAGACGGCTTCTCGGTCGCTATCATCCCGGAGACGCGCAAGATTACGAACCTCTCGGCGAAGGCGGTCGGCGACCCGGTTCACCTCGAAGTGGACGTGATTGCGAAGTACGCCGAGCGCCTGCTGGACGACGCCGGCTTCGAGGCGGGCGGCGGGACGGACGAAAGCGAGGAGCGCGTTCTCGACGTGATAGAGCAGTAG
- a CDS encoding DUF402 domain-containing protein: MRNVRIRGIYTTALTERLREEFSVVQASPPIRRRFDADFAAEEYDAGVETTDDRQGAGVVGDPETVERVAADLASVGVDTFRWPDPAPRGAVFDAAVTDTLGGGAVVDLGDREGYLSFGKVDRRIDEGDRVRVQVHEPVAPWADHRPVLGTQLQAFGGVVSLSTGVDKVVASGDDATRTELARTTEMLPTEVPDDWGVRWEHAADEPSMDAMGDALDRAVERAERIDAGLADAPDSPSDGSRGDLPRRLVAPEATTWLWFGRESRFALDGERRAVTTTMPGHHRVKAAHESASAAVDFVEDLRETGERAEETDGDAADDEFPTGATLRQFGPAAGDRLEIRHGKPDGRCFSLGRGEVTECSPDEGKVTVRREMSGRGTYDALGTPRERGDVAVTKFREGRWWYPTVYRGEDGESKGTYVNVCTPVELFPETARYVDLHVDVVKFPDGEVERVDDDELDAAVESGNVSEPLAEKARSVASSVERALK; encoded by the coding sequence ATGCGCAACGTCCGCATCCGCGGTATCTACACCACCGCGCTGACCGAGCGCTTGCGCGAGGAGTTCTCCGTCGTGCAGGCCTCCCCGCCCATCCGACGGCGCTTCGACGCCGACTTCGCCGCCGAGGAGTACGACGCCGGCGTCGAGACCACCGACGACCGGCAGGGCGCGGGCGTCGTCGGCGACCCCGAGACCGTCGAGCGAGTCGCCGCCGACCTCGCGTCGGTCGGCGTCGATACCTTCCGGTGGCCCGACCCGGCCCCGCGCGGGGCCGTCTTCGACGCCGCCGTGACCGACACGCTCGGCGGCGGCGCAGTCGTGGACTTGGGCGACCGCGAGGGCTACCTCTCGTTCGGGAAGGTGGACCGCCGCATCGACGAGGGCGACCGGGTCCGCGTGCAGGTCCACGAACCGGTCGCGCCGTGGGCCGACCACCGCCCCGTTCTCGGCACCCAACTGCAGGCGTTCGGCGGGGTCGTCAGCCTCTCGACCGGCGTGGACAAGGTAGTCGCCTCGGGCGACGACGCGACCCGGACCGAACTCGCCCGGACGACCGAGATGCTCCCGACCGAGGTGCCCGACGACTGGGGCGTCCGCTGGGAGCACGCCGCCGACGAGCCGAGTATGGACGCGATGGGCGACGCGCTCGACCGGGCCGTCGAACGCGCCGAGCGCATCGACGCCGGACTCGCGGACGCGCCCGACTCGCCGTCCGACGGGAGCCGCGGCGACCTGCCCAGAAGGCTCGTCGCGCCCGAGGCGACGACGTGGCTGTGGTTCGGCCGCGAGTCCAGATTCGCGCTCGACGGCGAGCGCCGCGCCGTGACCACGACGATGCCCGGCCACCACCGCGTGAAGGCCGCCCACGAGTCGGCGAGCGCCGCGGTGGACTTCGTGGAGGACCTCCGGGAGACGGGGGAACGCGCCGAGGAGACCGACGGCGACGCCGCGGACGACGAGTTCCCGACGGGCGCGACGCTCCGGCAGTTCGGTCCCGCGGCGGGCGACCGCCTCGAAATCCGGCACGGCAAGCCCGACGGTCGGTGCTTCTCGTTGGGTCGCGGCGAGGTCACCGAGTGTTCGCCCGACGAGGGGAAGGTCACGGTGCGCCGCGAGATGTCGGGGCGGGGCACCTACGACGCGCTCGGCACGCCCCGCGAGCGCGGCGACGTGGCCGTCACCAAGTTCCGCGAGGGCCGATGGTGGTACCCGACGGTCTACCGGGGCGAGGACGGCGAGTCGAAGGGCACCTACGTCAACGTCTGCACGCCGGTCGAGTTGTTCCCCGAGACCGCCCGGTACGTGGACCTGCACGTGGACGTGGTGAAGTTCCCCGACGGCGAGGTCGAGCGCGTGGACGACGACGAACTCGACGCGGCGGTCGAATCGGGGAACGTCTCGGAACCGCTCGCCGAAAAAGCCCGGAGCGTGGCGAGTAGCGTCGAACGCGCCCTGAAGTAG
- a CDS encoding DUF7532 family protein, translated as MSFDSRARRALREAGVSEETLREASDAAASDAERTAEQVESFFEDREVVYSDMDLTHSTAEFPEHAVEYADCFTHSDDVRGWLRFDSWGVYVEGARVLSDEVVELTLGPTVHDRVRFATAREEL; from the coding sequence ATGAGCTTCGACTCCCGCGCACGCCGGGCGCTCCGCGAGGCGGGCGTCTCCGAGGAGACGCTCCGGGAGGCGTCGGACGCCGCGGCGTCCGACGCCGAGCGCACGGCCGAGCAGGTAGAATCGTTCTTCGAGGACCGCGAGGTCGTCTACTCCGACATGGACCTGACTCACAGCACGGCCGAGTTCCCGGAACACGCCGTCGAGTACGCCGACTGTTTCACTCACAGCGACGACGTGCGCGGCTGGCTCCGGTTCGACTCGTGGGGCGTCTACGTCGAGGGCGCGCGGGTCCTGAGCGACGAGGTGGTCGAGCTGACGCTCGGCCCGACCGTCCACGACCGAGTGCGGTTCGCCACCGCCCGCGAGGAGCTGTGA
- a CDS encoding S8 family peptidase has translation MSDNDDGVSRRNVLKIAGSSMATVGVAGLAGAKGQVEVNVGFASERGRRKALDAADETVREFDSLDIVTAKMPARAAKGLRKNPNIRYVEKNGTVHAHAQTLPWGIDRVDADVAHGNGDTGSGADIAILDTGIDSDHPDLQANLGAGKDFSGKGTWEDGDGHGTHCAGIANAVNNSEGVVGVSTEATLHAGKVLDDSGSGSFSDVAAGIEWAANQGYDVASLSLGASSGTTALKDAVDYAYNNGVLVVSSAGNSGPCTDCVGYPAAYGNAMAISSTDSDDSLSSFSSTGPEIELAAPGGSIYSTYTGGGYDTLSGTSMSCPHVSGAGAQLMATGMTNTEARSALKNAAEDIGLGSNESGAGLLDVEAALNGDTGGGGGGTGDTAPAVDSLSVTNNSNGGWARFEVSWSVSDADGDLASVEITLTKSTTVDSSSSSVGGSSASGSARLQEKRERHLRRDAHGHRLEGQHRESDDDRLGLTTVPNSVLFAVDRRARRQCNPFVVKFYSH, from the coding sequence ATGTCTGACAACGACGACGGTGTCTCGCGGCGAAACGTACTGAAAATCGCGGGCAGTTCGATGGCGACGGTCGGAGTAGCCGGCCTCGCGGGAGCGAAAGGGCAAGTCGAGGTCAACGTCGGGTTCGCCTCCGAGCGCGGCCGACGGAAGGCGCTCGACGCGGCCGACGAGACGGTCCGGGAGTTCGATTCGCTCGACATCGTGACGGCAAAGATGCCCGCGCGAGCGGCCAAGGGCCTCCGGAAGAACCCGAACATCCGCTACGTCGAGAAGAACGGCACGGTCCACGCCCACGCCCAGACGCTCCCGTGGGGCATCGACCGCGTGGACGCCGACGTGGCACACGGCAACGGCGACACCGGTAGCGGTGCCGACATCGCTATCCTCGACACGGGTATCGACTCGGACCACCCCGACCTGCAGGCCAACCTCGGCGCGGGGAAGGACTTCTCCGGGAAGGGGACGTGGGAGGACGGCGACGGGCACGGCACCCACTGCGCCGGCATCGCCAACGCGGTGAACAACAGCGAGGGCGTCGTCGGCGTCTCGACCGAGGCCACGCTCCACGCCGGCAAGGTGCTGGACGACAGCGGAAGCGGGTCGTTCTCCGACGTGGCGGCCGGTATCGAGTGGGCCGCGAATCAGGGCTACGACGTCGCCAGCCTGAGCCTCGGCGCGAGTTCGGGCACGACCGCACTGAAGGACGCGGTGGACTACGCCTACAACAACGGCGTCCTCGTCGTCTCCTCGGCGGGTAACTCCGGTCCCTGTACCGACTGCGTCGGCTACCCCGCGGCGTACGGCAACGCGATGGCCATCTCCTCGACCGACAGCGACGACTCGCTGTCGAGTTTCTCCTCGACCGGGCCGGAGATAGAACTCGCCGCGCCGGGCGGGAGCATCTACTCGACGTACACCGGCGGCGGCTACGACACCCTGTCGGGCACGTCGATGTCCTGCCCGCACGTCTCGGGTGCCGGTGCCCAACTGATGGCGACCGGCATGACCAACACCGAGGCTCGTAGCGCGCTCAAGAACGCCGCCGAGGACATCGGTCTCGGCAGCAACGAGTCCGGCGCTGGGCTGCTCGACGTGGAAGCCGCGCTCAACGGCGACACCGGCGGCGGTGGCGGCGGCACGGGCGACACCGCGCCCGCCGTCGATTCCCTCTCGGTCACGAACAACAGCAACGGCGGTTGGGCGCGCTTCGAGGTGAGTTGGAGCGTCTCGGACGCCGACGGCGACCTCGCGTCGGTCGAGATCACGCTCACCAAATCTACGACCGTCGATTCGTCCTCGTCGTCGGTCGGCGGGTCCAGCGCGTCCGGGTCGGCCCGACTCCAAGAGAAGAGGGAGCGGCACCTACGACGTGACGCTCACGGTCACCGACTCGAAGGGCAACACCGCGAGTCGGACGACGACCGTCTCGGCCTGACGACGGTCCCGAACTCCGTTCTTTTCGCGGTCGACCGACGGGCTCGCCGTCAGTGCAACCCTTTTGTGGTTAAATTTTACTCCCATTAG
- a CDS encoding PrsW family intramembrane metalloprotease, with the protein MDDARDPVEEGAIESADLYDVATWESRSWLDRLSAGVYGGVRRLGRVVVVVLALAILGVQFALTGLAAVSDPVIGAFVLLSVVPAFGLAAYIWYADVTTSEPLTLLVGTFLLGVLFAGFAAIINTLAGAITLVPVVGMVLFFYLVVAPVEETVKWLAIRLYAFRSDRFDAVIDGAVYGAMAGLGFATIENAIYITQSISDVTTIGSQQIASAGQTAAVRLLAGPGHVIYSAFAGYYLGLAKFNRENAGPIVVKGLLIAAFIHATYNSLVTYLSDILAFTGVAVAPGIAFLGFVVVYDGVFGYLLYRKISRYRNAYRQTNMGQSVSFEEDERGDVVGRDRADFEESADGSGDYENSEAFTATERADTRQADGRSAGADRTEGDDADSRPSESDSR; encoded by the coding sequence ATGGACGATGCACGCGACCCGGTAGAAGAAGGCGCGATCGAGTCGGCAGACCTCTACGACGTCGCCACGTGGGAGTCGCGGAGTTGGTTAGACAGGCTCTCGGCCGGCGTCTACGGCGGGGTTCGGCGACTCGGCAGGGTCGTCGTCGTCGTCCTCGCGCTGGCCATCCTCGGCGTCCAGTTCGCGCTGACCGGACTGGCGGCCGTCAGCGACCCCGTCATCGGCGCGTTCGTCCTCCTGTCGGTCGTGCCCGCGTTCGGGCTGGCGGCCTACATCTGGTACGCCGACGTGACGACCTCCGAACCGCTCACGCTGCTGGTCGGGACGTTCCTGCTGGGCGTGCTGTTCGCCGGCTTCGCGGCCATCATCAACACGCTCGCCGGCGCGATTACGCTCGTGCCGGTCGTCGGGATGGTGCTGTTCTTCTACCTCGTCGTCGCGCCGGTCGAGGAGACGGTGAAGTGGCTCGCCATCCGACTCTACGCCTTCCGGAGCGACCGCTTCGACGCGGTCATCGACGGCGCGGTGTACGGCGCGATGGCGGGACTCGGCTTCGCCACCATCGAGAACGCCATCTACATCACCCAGAGCATCAGCGACGTGACGACCATCGGCTCCCAGCAGATCGCCTCGGCGGGCCAGACCGCCGCGGTCCGCCTGCTCGCCGGGCCGGGCCACGTCATCTACTCGGCGTTCGCGGGCTACTACCTCGGATTGGCGAAGTTCAACCGCGAGAACGCGGGTCCTATCGTCGTCAAGGGCCTGCTCATCGCGGCGTTCATCCACGCGACCTACAACTCGCTGGTGACGTATCTGAGCGACATCCTCGCGTTCACGGGCGTCGCGGTCGCACCGGGTATCGCGTTCCTCGGCTTCGTCGTCGTCTACGACGGCGTGTTCGGCTACCTCCTCTACCGGAAAATCTCCCGGTACCGCAACGCCTACCGCCAGACCAACATGGGCCAGAGCGTCAGCTTCGAGGAGGACGAGCGCGGCGACGTCGTGGGCCGCGACCGCGCGGACTTCGAGGAGTCGGCCGACGGGAGCGGCGACTACGAGAACTCCGAGGCGTTCACCGCGACCGAGCGCGCCGACACCCGGCAGGCCGACGGTCGAAGCGCCGGGGCCGACCGGACGGAGGGCGACGACGCCGACTCGCGCCCGTCCGAGAGCGACTCGCGGTAG
- a CDS encoding cell division protein SepF yields MGFMSKILGDRDAHTAEDYVELNLDDFDTASGDAAMQVHIAEIQGQQDVIAIKDAIYDGDLVVADITRLRTEDTTVERITNELQQVAREVDGDIVQKGDDQILVTPTGVKVSREKLTR; encoded by the coding sequence ATGGGCTTCATGAGCAAAATCCTCGGTGACAGGGACGCGCACACCGCCGAGGACTACGTGGAACTCAATCTCGACGACTTCGACACGGCGTCGGGCGACGCCGCGATGCAGGTTCACATCGCCGAGATTCAGGGCCAACAGGACGTCATCGCCATCAAAGACGCCATCTACGACGGGGACCTCGTGGTCGCCGACATCACGCGGCTCCGAACCGAGGACACCACGGTAGAGCGCATCACCAACGAACTCCAGCAGGTCGCCCGCGAGGTGGACGGCGACATCGTCCAGAAGGGCGACGACCAGATTCTCGTGACGCCGACCGGCGTGAAGGTCAGCCGCGAGAAACTGACGCGTTGA